In Hippoglossus hippoglossus isolate fHipHip1 chromosome 24, fHipHip1.pri, whole genome shotgun sequence, a single genomic region encodes these proteins:
- the LOC117758818 gene encoding beta/gamma crystallin domain-containing protein 1-like, which produces MFNTYIKSLNDMVFSTSETPDEQPSTGVLGRIGSWLSPWKAKGPKSPTEDDSPTSDQARWSGEGKESEESVRPWAGEQQWKEKEEEKDHSSGPNTLGLSRDSFLCERRDATQSARRHDSAGADRAHTQRQAQAQAGRRLHVYLEDTSVFHHGQDTTKEVVRTKVPKSLQILQKTKSSPSLDLPNSPTSTSAESRGTNVRPAAEAQSYYSDPVGVPRKSHKDPELEPELDQEQTEADSMGRKNPAKRRQRKNSQGDGGSSPQEKMPPSAQPVPEGSLSSDNPVTSAQGKSPSTHMGEPSENSSPNLNLTSQALPKGGENKTSCSDSDKQLDSFQDSNSVVADTLVRAVDGDADMEEDSSLYKVERKTETPESKRRSMKVSRSEVKFFSKHVPLKPGQNPAGDGQDYKSKLKNNQGEEKEKPKPETNARLQDPKKTAEEPKQVVGRITDKISLFERQQGVEGFKKTFQTPRSADVSPVRRATDRLKAIPELSFQRSKSAERHDTIKSKAGPLVGEKPMTIKERVRNLTEASKSEAKPALPQKQTMTGMSQKSTSSLAAPAVELPERDSQGKLDAKTAKSEITIKPDGRDTTSVGVNISIPKDQPTDSKKTDTATYKAGDQGVKPKSIESDISAKVTADSSETTGDISQLPKGPSRTGSRSKRRKSRDPKSPLSPDSENRSTPRETTSPISPNSENRSRPRETTSPLSPDSENRSTPRDPTSPISPNSENISRPRETTTTTSSNSGNRSTPREPTTTISPKGENKSTPRETTSPISPKGENKSTPREPTSPISSNSGNRSTPREPTSPISPKGENRSTPREPPTPITLKSENKSTPREPTTTISPKGENKSTPRETTSPISPKGENKSTPREPTSPISSNSGNRSTPREPTSPISPKGENRSTPREPPTPITLKSENKSSPREPTSPISPKGENKSTPREPPTPITLKSENKSTPREPPTPITLKSENKSTPREPPTPITLKSENKSTPREPPTPITLKSENKSTPREPPTPITLKSENKSTPREPTSPISPNSENKSTPRETTTTISSNSGNRSTPREPTSPISPKSENKPTRKTEVREQVDNTVVSASKKLTAKVSSSSDEGNTSEKPSLSDAKQKAFKKEADVSEKLKKQVDSSLTKKNVDKPANAQKGLPDPSVNRDEPDAPARNRGTRKPIDKDPVTLPRKEEKAGGLVFTQEREKASKGSGENSAPSPSADQPPSKEQASAVENLKFDKECAVQHDSRSKEKVRQPGQRDKGQKSQPQDKNTDSIKPTEWEDAERQEKSGSENANQTEKKDKDKTQLLQRSDSKTAGGQGDSGKEGKAAKGDERKVAERKEEHIKDRTKQEADKPEASEKTSRSSDDHKGQKGDICAVVEANEAVSQTKPDKGPLKGAIETKVRTESSGTEVGPVVIAAEPQPNSVSVEKTKHSLDDSHTDRANDVEFSSSEPNSKAKAAAEEVSIKASNYTPALINVQTGNMAKEEPSPISVSKPKRSPRAGQDDRKTTVKAELSEEKISGDVAKLVPSSTRMSTEEKAQRRPDSNALKPTVHETERTAEETSRPLPNERPLVPNGDVLSHSQLLTVKKEAGDNKPSQKAPTSPEAEKLTPGSPQRSPMKKLHLPRGLSRDDATRQQDAPSSWLDVDFPKRRLKVSEPKLSYSGSESNLLDTDLDDEDFVEKIKKLCAPFSFPPRKHTQLRPPQPLFAMPAIKEARFEKTFDPEEFKFGLRKKDQFNYEMPSMLAKLKKTEKKSAVKPARASLADRCLLLSSLENDSRHREKTPVNDEDDDKEEKDNKVRVKSRLEGSCVLSSLTSTSFRGKRNGAQTQADASSSGDVSPTSPHQLSPPPMPSPTAHAPVKDTLAKQSSALSGREEAQAAEAVVNDSGPPLPSFNDIKLPDYLEKFLQREPAKPVLSTQGQEEVNRKVVEKMTTVVPGGEADMAVKPGPLLPEAVPPRFPGIPPNKHPALPERPLAQPHEKPAHHIRVDKGFHKRPGKMVLFEKPEFGGQAYEIHRDVADATALQLSPLISVKVVRGCWVLYEKPDFQGRTIALEEGGIELTNMWAEPASETEPQNLPPMLIGSVRLAVWDYSIPHIDLFTEPEGHGRVTPYHDDTIETGSFGVPLSTASIQVHSGVWLLFSDPGFQGMLAVLETGVYPFPEAWGFPSPFVGSLRPLRMGTFKVENPNEVKAVVYEQPGFEGSFLEIDSDVFSFCEDDVDVAADAENLDTNKLKAVGSLKIIGGLWVGYSQPGFEGQQHILEEGEYLDCSEWGGSEQLLSIRPILTDFLSPHLKMFSDRDFGKLGVNIDLTGPVINMDDTGYGVKTQSIDVIGGVWVVFEEPGFCGESYILEKGLYGSPEDWGGLQPRVASAMTVILDDFENAAKFKVQLYSDPGFQGSVVALEDGAASLQDGFSVASCKVVAGNWVAFEAEAFTGRMYVLEIGSYPDLRSMGCADGSSSILSLQTVGFEFSLPSITLFERCGLRGKRLVLTDGCVNLQLAGGCSRVQSVLVEGGMWILYEGINYLGAQILLKPDEIHDWRKLSSWNKIGSLRPLLQKQVHFRVRNRHSGLMMSVTGDLDEVKLMRIQETEETGEFEQIWIHQNGHLHCKLLEEYCLGPSGSLTMAGSRVGLTQESGDHVHLWSITPDGFIRYTHSSNLVLEVKGGHNYDKNQVILNTLDVNKPQQRWDVEII; this is translated from the exons ATGTTCAACACCTACATAAAGAGTCTGAATGATATGGTATTTTCCACG TCTGAGACCCCCGACGAGCAGCCGAGCACCGGGGTCCTGGGCCGTATTGGGAGCTGGTTATCTCCATGGAAGGCAAAGGGTCCAAAGAGTCCCACTGAAGATGACTCCCCAACCAGTGATCAGGCTCGTTGGTCAGGGGAAGGCAAGGAGAGTGAGGAGTCTGTGAGACCCTGGGCGGGGgaacaacagtggaaggagaaggaggaggagaaggaccaCAGCTCTGGTCCCAATACGCTGGGACTCTCCAGAGACAGTTTCCTTTGTGAGAGGAGGGACGCCACACAGTCTGCCCGCAGACACGACTCTGCT GGCGCTGACCGGGCCCACACCCAGAGACAAGCACAGGCCCAGGCAGGCAGGAGGCTCCATGTGTACCTGGAGGACACCAGCGTGTTTCACCACGGCCAGGACACAACAAAGGAAGTCGTTCGCACTAAAGTCCCAAAAAGCCTACAGATCCTCCAAAAGACAAAATCATCCCCTAGTTTAGATCTACCAAACAGCCCAACCTCAACAAgtgcagagagcagagggaCAAATGTGAGGCCTGCAGCTGAGGCACAGAGTTATTACAGCGATCCAGTGGGAGTGCCACGGAAATCACACAAAGACCCAGAGTTAGAGCCTGAACTTGATCAAGAGCAAACAGAGGCAGACAGCATGGGGCGTAAAAATCCAGccaagaggagacagagaaagaactCTCAGGGAGATGGGGGGAGCAGCCCCCAGGAGAAAATGCCTCCCAGTGCACAGCCTGTCCCAGAGGGTTCCCTCTCATCAGATAACCCAGTGACCAGTGCTCAGGGCAAAAGTCCAAGCACTCACATGGGAGAGCCGTCTGAAAACTCCTCCCCCAATCTAAACCTCACCTCTCAGGCCTTGCCTAAGGGAGGGGAAAACAAGACTTCCTGCTCTGATAGCGACAAGCAATTGGACAGCTTCCAGGATTCAAACTCAGTCGTTGCAGACACTCTGGTGCGGGCGGTTGATGGGGACgcagacatggaggaggacagcagCCTTTACAAAGTGGAGAGGAAGACGGAGACGCCGGAGTCTAAACGCAGGAGTATGAAGGTTTCCCGGAGCGAGGTGAAGTTCTTTAGTAAACATGTGCCGCTGAAACCCGGGCAAAATCCAGCGGGAGACGGCCAGGATTATAAATCTAAGTTAAAGAATAACCAAGgcgaagaaaaggaaaaacccAAACCGGAGACTAATGCAAG ACTACAAGATCCGAAGAAAACCGCAGAGGAGCCAAAACAAGTCGTCGGTCGGATCACAGATAAAATCAGCCTCTTTGAGCGCCAGCAGGGGGTGGAGGGCTTCAAGAAGACCTTCCAAACCCCGAGAAGCGCCGACGTCTCTCCGGTCAGGAGAGCCACAGACAGGCTGAAAGCAATTCCCGAGTTGTCATTCCAGAGGTCAAAATCGGCCGAACGCCACGACACGATCAAGTCCAAGGCCGGGCCACTGGTTGGGGAGAAACCAATGACAATCAAGGAACGAGTGAGGAACTTAACGGAGGCCTCGAAGTCAGAGGCTAAGCCTGCACTGCCACAGAAGCAAACCATGACAGGAATGTCTCAAAAATCCACATCCTCTTTGGCAGCCCCTGCCGTAGAGTTGCCAGAACGGGACAGTCAGGGTAAACTGGATGCGAAAACAGCCAAGTCAGAGATAACAATAAAACCTGATGGACGAGATACCACGTCCGTAGGGGTAAATATTTCCATTCCAAAGGATCAACCGACAGACTCTAAGAAAACAGACACAGCGACCTATAAAGCAGGAGATCAGGGTGTGAAACCTAAGAGCATTGAGTCAGACATATCGGCTAAAGTAACGGCTGATTCTTCAGAAACCACTGGTGACATTAGTCAGCTGCCCAAGGGTCCGAGCAGAACGGGGTCGCGCTCTAAAAGAAGGAAAAGCAGAGATCCTAAAAGTCCCCTCAGCCCAGACAGCGAAAACAGATCTACACCCAGAGAAACTACAAGTCCCATCAGcccaaacagtgaaaacagatcTAGACCTAGAGAAACTACAAGTCCCCTCAGCccagacagtgaaaacagatcTACACCCAGAGACCCTACAAGTCCCATCAGcccaaacagtgaaaacatatCTAGACCTAGAGAAACTACAACCACCACCAGCtcaaacagtggaaacagatCTACACCCAGAGAGCCTACAACCACCATCAGCCCGAaaggtgaaaataaatctacaccCAGAGAGACTACAAGTCCCATCAGCCCGaaaggtgaaaacaaatctacaCCCAGAGAGCCTACAAGTCCCATCAGCtcaaacagtggaaacagatCTACACCCAGAGAGCCTACAAGTCCCATCAGCCCGAAAGGTGAAAACAGATCTACACCCAGAGAGCCTCCAACTCCCATCactctgaaaagtgaaaataaatctacaccCAGAGAGCCTACAACCACCATCAGCCCGAaaggtgaaaataaatctacaccCAGAGAGACTACAAGTCCCATCAGCCCGaaaggtgaaaacaaatctacaCCCAGAGAGCCTACAAGTCCCATCAGCtcaaacagtggaaacagatCTACACCCAGAGAGCCTACAAGTCCCATCAGCCCGAAAGGTGAAAACAGATCTACACCCAGAGAGCCTCCAACTCCCATCActctgaaaagtgaaaacaaatcttcacCCAGAGAGCCTACAAGTCCCATCAGCCCGaaaggtgaaaacaaatctacaCCCAGAGAGCCTCCAACTCCCATCActctgaaaagtgaaaacaaatctacaCCCAGAGAGCCTCCAACTCCCATCActctgaaaagtgaaaacaaatctacaCCCAGAGAGCCTCCAACTCCCATCActctgaaaagtgaaaacaaatctacaCCCAGAGAGCCTCCAACTCCCATCActctgaaaagtgaaaacaaatctacaCCCAGAGAGCCTCCAACTCCCATCActctgaaaagtgaaaacaaatctacaCCCAGAGAGCCTACAAGTCCCATCAGCCCAAATAGCGAAAACAAATCTACACCCAGAGAGACGACAACCACCATCAGCtcaaacagtggaaacagatCTACACCCAGAGAGCCTACAAGTCCCATCAGCCcgaaaagtgaaaacaaacccACACGTAAGACAGAGGTCAGAGAGCAGGTGGATAATACAGTGGTGTCTGCCTCCAAAAAGCTCACAGCCAAAGTTTCATCCTCATCTGATGAAGGAAACACATCAGAAAAACCGTCGCTGTCTGATGCCaaacaaaaagcttttaaaaaggaAGCGGATGtttctgaaaaactgaaaaaacaggTTGACTCCTCACTTACAAAGAAGAATGTTGACAAACCAGCGAACGCACAGAAGGGACTCCCTGATCCGTCTGTCAACAGAGACGAACCTGATGCCCCCGCTCGTAACAGAGGAACAAGGAAGCCCATTGACAAGGATCCTGTAACTTTACCCCGAAAGGAGGAAAAGGCCGGGGGTCTGGTGttcacacaggagagagaaaaggcctCCAAGGGCAGCGGGGAGAATTCAGCCCCCTCACCCTCTGCTGACCAGCCTCCCTCGAAGGAGCAGGCCTCAGCAGTTGAAAACCTCAAATTTGATAAAGAGTGTGCTGTTCAACACGACTCgagaagcaaagaaaaagtGAGGCAGCCCGGTCAGAGAGACAAAGGGCAAAAATCGCAACCTCAAGACAAGAACACGGACTCGATAAAGCCGACTGAGTGGGAGGATGCCGAGAGGCAAGAGAAGTCAGGGAGTGAAAATGCAAATCAGACtgagaagaaagacaaagataaaacacagctGCTCCAGCGTTCAGATTCCAAGACAGCGGGTGGTCAAGGTGACTCGGGGAAGGAGGGAAAGGCTGCGAAGGGCGATGAAAGAAAAGTCgctgaaagaaaagaggagcacATAAAAGACAGGACAAAACAGGAAGCTGACAAACCAGAGGCATCAGAAAAGACCAGCAGATCATCAGACGATCACAAAGGTCAAAAAGGTGATATTTGTGCCGTCGTCGAGGCTAATGAGGCGGTGAGTCAGACCAAGCCTGATAAAGGGCCTTTGAAGGGAGCAATAGAAACAAAAGTGCGAACAGAAAGCTCTGGAACAGAAGTAGGTCCCGTGGTCATTGCAGCCGAACCACAGCCTAATTCTGTATCAGTGGAAAAAACGAAGCATTCGCTCGATGactcacatacagacagagcTAATGATGTCGAGTTCTCCAGCTCCGAGCCTAATTCCAAAGCAAAAGCAGCGGCCGAGGAGGTGTCCATAAAAGCCTCCAATTACACTCCAGCTCTGATAAATGTACAGACTGGCAATATGGCAAAGGAAGAGCCTTCTCCTATTTCTGTCTCTAAACCTAAGAGAAGCCCGAGAGCAGGGCAGGATGACAGGAAAACCACTGTTAAAGCAGAGCTCTCAGAGGAGAAAATCTCAGGAGATGTAGCAAAACTAGTCCCGAGCTCTACTCGCATGAGCACAGAAGAAAAAGCCCAGCGCCGTCCTGATAGTAACGCTTTAAAACCCACAGTTCatgagacagagaggacagctGAGGAAACATCCAGGCCGCTACCAAACGAGCGTCCTCTAGTTCCTAATGGTGACGTCTTGTCACATTCACAGCTCCTCACAGTCAAAAAGGAAGCAGGCGATAACAAGCCGAGTCAAAAAGCACCCACTTCCCCAGAGGCTGAGAAACTGACCCCAGGGTCACCCCAGCGTTCGCCCATGAAGAAGCTCCATTTGCCGCGGGGACTAAGCAGAGACGATGCTACGAGACAACAAGACGCTCCCTCGAGCTGGCTGGATGTGGACTTCCCCAAACGGAGGCTTAAAGTCTCCGAGCCCAAACTGAGCTATTCTGGGAGTGAAAGCAACCTCCTGGACACTGATCTGGACGACGAAGATTTCGTCGAGAAGATCAAGAAACTTTGCGCCCCCTTCTCCTTCCCGCCACGCAAACACACCCAGCTTAGGCCACCTCAGCCCCTCTTTGCCATGCCGGCGATCAAAGAGGCCCGCTTCGAAAAGACGTTTGACCCCGAGGAGTTTAAGTTCGGCTTGAGGAAGAAGGATCAGTTCAACTACGAAATGCCGAGCATGTTAGCCAAGCTCAAGAAAACCGAGAAGAAATCTGCTGTGAAGCCCGCAAGGGCCAGTTTGGCCGATAGGTGCCTGCTGCTCAGCAGCCTGGAGAACGACTCTCGGCACAGGGAGAAAACCCCAGtgaatgatgaggatgatgacaaagaggagaaagacaatAAGGTCAGGGTGAAGTCTCGCTTGGAGGGGAGCTGTGTCCTCAGCAGCCTCACCTCCACCAGCTTCAGAGGGAAGAGGAACGGAGCTCAAACACAGGCGGACGCCAGCAGCTCTGGGGATGTTTCTCCCACCAGCCCCCACCAGCTGAGCCCTCCACCCATGCCAAGCCCGACGGCCCACGCACCAGTCAAAGACACACTGGCCAAGCAGAGCTCTGCCCTGAGCGGCAGAGAGGAAGCCCAGGCCGCGGAGGCTGTGGTCAATGACTCAGGTCCTCCGCTTCCTTCCTTTAACGACATCAAGCTGCCAGACTATTTGGAGAAGTTCCTCCAGCGGGAACCAGCAAAACCAGTGCTAAGCACACAAGGACAAGAGGAAGTCAATAgaaag GTTGTCGAGAAAATGACGACTGTGGTTCCTGGAGGTGAAGCAGACATGGCTGTAAAACCAGGTCCGCTGCTTCCTGAGGCTGTTCCTCCACGTTTCCCTGGGATTCCTCCGAACAAACATCCTGCTCTGCCTGAGAGGCCTCTGGCTCAGCCGCATGAGAAACCTGCTCATCAT ATAAGAGTCGACAAGGGATTTCACAAGCGGCCTGGAAAG ATGGTGTTATTTGAGAAACCGGAGTTCGGTGGCCAAGCGTATGAGATTCACAGGGATGTAGCAGATGCCACGGCTCTGCAGCTCTCGCCCCTCATATCTGTGAAGGTTGTCAGAGGATG CTGGGTGCTCTACGAGAAACCCGACTTCCAGGGCCGCACCATCGCcttggaggagggggggataGAGCTGACAAACATGTGGGCCGAGCCCGCTTCGGAGACGGAACCACAAAACCTCCCGCCCATGCTGATTGGCTCTGTTCGACTTGCTGTCTGG GATTACAGCATACCCCATATTGATCTGTTTACTGAACCAGAGGGCCACGGGAGAGTAACACCATACCACGATGACACAATAGAGACGGGCTCGTTTGGCGTCCCGCTGAGCACGGCTTCCATCCAAGTGCACTCTGGGGT GTGGCTGCTGTTCAGTGACCCGGGGTTCCAGGGTATGCTGGCTGTGCTGGAGACAGGAGTGTACCCTTTTCCTGAGGCCTGGGGTTTCCCCTCACCCTTCGTGGGATCTCTCAGACCTCTGAGAATG GGGACTTTCAAAGTGGAGAATCCCAATGAAGTCAAG GCTGTGGTGTATGAGCAGCCCGGCTTCGAAGGCTCCTTTTTGGAAATCGACAGTGATGTTTTCAGCTTTTGCGAGGATGATGTAGACGTTGCCGCAGACGCTGAAAACCTCGACACTAACAAGCTGAAGGCTGTGGGTTCATTGAAGATCATCGGAGGACT CTGGGTGGGCTACAGCCAGCCGGGGTTCGAGGGCCAACAGCACATCCTGGAGGAAGGAGAGTACCTGGACTGCAGCGAATGGGGGGGCTCGGAGCAGCTGCTGTCAATCAGACCAATACTGACT GATTTCTTGTCGCCCCACCTGAAAATGTTCAGCGACAGAGATTTCGGGAAGCTGGGAGTGAACATAGACCTCACGGGGCCCGTCATTAACATGGACGACACGGGCTACGGCGTGAAGACGCAGTCGATAGATGTCATCGGTGGCGT ctgggTGGTGTTTGAAGAACCAGGCTTTTGTGGCGAGTCCTACATCCTGGAGAAAGGCCTGTATGGGAGCCCGGAGGACTGGGGAGGGCTGCAGCCCAGAGTTGCCTCAGCGATGACTGTCATTctg gatGATTTCGAGAACGCAGCCAAGTTTAAG GTGCAGCTTTACTCTGATCCCGGTTTTCAAGGCTCCGTCGTGGCTCTGGAGGACGGCGCCGCCTCCCTGCAAGACGGCTTCTCTGTGGCCTCCTGCAAGGTTGTGGCTGGCAA ctgggTGGCGTTTGAGGCTGAGGCGTTCACAGGCCGGATGTATGTGTTAGAAATCGGGAGCTACCCAGACCTGAGGTCGATGGGCTGTGCTGACGGCAGCTCCTCCATCCTCTCGCTGCAGACTGTCGGCTTT GAGTTCTCGCTGCCGTCCATCACTCTTTTCGAGCGCTGCGGTCTGCGGGGGAAGAGGCTGGTGCTGACCGACGGCTGCGTTAACCTTCAGCTGGCTGGAGGCTGCAGCCGGGTTCAGTCTGTGCTCGTGGAAGGAGGCAT GTGGATTCTTTACGAGGGAATCAACTACCTGGGAGCTCAGATTCTACTGAAACCCGATGAGATTCACGACTGGCGGAAGCTCAGCAGCTGGAACAAAATCGGATCCCTCCGCCCTCTGTTACAG AAGCAGGTGCACTTCCGTGTGAGGAACCGACATTCGGGGCTCATGATGTCAGTGACGGGGGATTTAGACGAAGTTAAACTGATGCGGATacaagagacagaggagacggGCGAATTCGAGCAGATCTGGATCCATCAGAACGGACATCTCCACTGCAAG ctgctggaggagtaCTGCCTGGGTCCCAGCGGCAGCCTGACGATGGCAGGAAGCCGCGTGGGTCTCACCCAAGAGTCGGGCGACCACGTCCACCTCTGGAGTATCACCCCCGACGGCTTTATCCGCTACACCCACTCCTCTAATCTGGTCCTGGAAGTCAAAG GGGGCCACAACTACGACAAAAACCAAGTCATTCTGAACACCCTCGACGTAAATAAACCCCAACAAAGGTGGGATGTGGAGATTATCTGA